The following are encoded together in the Bicyclus anynana chromosome 2, ilBicAnyn1.1, whole genome shotgun sequence genome:
- the LOC128198775 gene encoding UDP-glucosyltransferase 2-like produces the protein MIVKKLICVLILVQLLEISKSAKILAVLPIPVLSHQMVFRKLTQELARRGHQITVATGFPLYPKGQAPANYTEIDIRPVTDNVRAHLLNEDIKSSDDMVAQFEVTFRAGTRIIEGLLEFEDMDNLVKDKNAHFDLIFIEDCAKSMLIYSHIFNAPVIEISSFGGTFKTFEAVGALTHPILYPLAVRQKYNDLSMWEKISELYLLYKIEKLYNDADTLETELIRKRFGKNTPSIHDLQKNIHMLFLNIHPIWDSNRPVPPNVIYLGGLHQKPHNELPQDLKSSLDASKNGVIYVSFGTNVDTTILHAEKLQIFVNVFSKLPYDVYWKWDDENLSKLSKNIKVMKWFPQSDLLRHPKVKLFITQAGLQSTDEAIAGGVPVIGVPMMWDQWFNADKYVQLKIGLNLDINTLTETKLRNAIDTVLANKGYKENILKLRSVMRDHPESPLERAVWWTEYVLRNRGAQHLRAPTANMSWVEYYEVKLILVITSAFVAILTLLSLMVYRILRALIKKVKTD, from the exons atgattgtaaaaaaattgatCTGTGTCTTGATTTTGGTTCAACTTTTAGAAATATCAAAATCCGCAAAAATATTAGCAGTTTTACCAATTCCTGTTTTAAGTCATCAAATGGTGTTTCGAAAGTTAACACAAGAGTTGGCAAGACGTGGTCACCAAATTACGGTTGCCACCGGATTTCCTTTATATCCAAAAGGACAGGCGCCAGCTAATTATACTGAGATTGATATACGTCCAGTGACAGACAATGTACGTGCACATCTATTAAATGAAGATATAAAATCATCGGATGATATGGTCGCTCAGTTTGAAGTGACTTTTAGAGCAGGTACTCGAATAATTGAGGGATTACTTGAATTTGAAGATATGGACAATTTAGTCAAAGATAAAAATGCCCATTTTGATCTAATTTTCATAGAAGACTGCGCAAAATCAATGTTGATCTATTCTCACATATTTAATGCACCGGTTATAGAGATAAGTTCCTTTGGCGGCACTTTCAAGACGTTTGAGGCAGTAGGTGCACTGACACACCCAATCTTATATCCTCTTGCTGTCagacaaaaatataatgatCTGTCGATGTGGGAAAAAATTTCAGAGTTATATCTGTTATACAAAATCGAAAAACTGTACAACGATGCTGACACTTTGGAAACAGAACTAATACGAAAACGTTTCGGAAAAAACACTCCAAGCATACATgacctacaaaaaaatatacacatgtTGTTTTTGAACATACATCCTATTTGGGATTCCAATCGACCTGTTCCTCCTAATGTTATATACTTAGGAGGTCTGCATCAGAAACCGCACAACGAGTTACCTCAG GATTTAAAATCATCTCTTGACGCTTCAAAGAATGGTGTTATTTATGTCAGTTTTGGAACCAACGTTGATACGACAATATTACATGCTGAAAAACTACAAATATTTGTTAACGTCTTTTCCAAACTGCCTTATGACGTGTATTGGAAGTGGGATGACGAAAATCTGTCcaaattatctaaaaatataaaggtTATGAAATGGTTTCCTCAATCAGATTTATTAC GACATCCAAAAGTTAAACTCTTTATAACTCAAGCAGGCTTGCAATCTACAGATGAAGCTATTGCTGGTGGCGTCCCAGTTATTGGTGTACCAATGATGTGGGACCAATGGTTTAACGCAGATAAATATGTACAGTTAAAAATTGGTTTAAATTTGGATATTAACACACTCACAGAAACCAAATTAAGGAATGCTATAGACACAGTTCTTGCCAACAAAGG GTACAAAGAAAACATACTGAAGTTACGCTCAGTAATGCGTGATCATCCAGAATCACCTCTAGAGAGAGCCGTTTGGTGGACGGAATATGTTTTACGTAATCGAGGGGCACAACACTTGCGTGCTCCTACTGCGAATATGAGCTGGGTGGAATACTATGAAGTTAAACTTATACTTGTAATTACGTCAGCGTTTGTTgcaattttaacattattatcattaatggTGTATAGGATTTtaagagctttaattaaaaaagtgaaaACGGACTGA